The following proteins are encoded in a genomic region of Spirosoma sp. SC4-14:
- a CDS encoding PA14 domain-containing protein, with product MHTFTKKYHVPVVLALLWLLTLLAWPRSLQAHYPPHRPQTFTSRLTGLYRPPLPRQQTTPAFDTDPIRFSLRANKSIVKPGEELELTITAEYIKILASQLFILPGANAFRLKLLLPEGFVQTGGSYADFVGTELSEANPLVSYTLKGYFSQAASHTNSGRAQFRLLRGGAKATETSLFIEKTALWIQLDGRQAARLASDYANLSVDCNSSTLTVNGVLTTNSNQVGILLFKDGAIVSSASDLPASSFSKSFPLSGSGTYYAKVREVNNDANEVNSASVLVSCSGGTTNPPTNPNPPTSSGSLAFQLVSYDCNSGVLQYQFSSSSSAPVDVVLPGVFGGTMSPNTVASYTFPSDGRVGRTTSGYATQSGNQISISFTNGCDMTTNPNPPTNPNPPSSGCTYSEGQFLLNFYGEAIYAHYSNGTLYAAYQDGSNFKPRHWLVAAGYDANSSNCFAEDDPRNGTTNPNGCGNGSGLSGFYTNSTDLSQNMVNSRTDAQINFTWSGSPIPGVVNADGFSVRWLGQVEAPVSGNYTFKTNNDDGTRLWVNGQLLIDDWNGHAASWQQGSIYLTAGQKYEIALDYFDLGGDAQAQLYWEYPGQSMQLVPACRLYPLSGVSYSSPTSWRESMCIISTLCTDIYYGCASGVIYSVSRHCSGPVGPAPGSPPPGGPASPTNPSSPQPPSSETSSKQQFFNVMQSRGISFTDEEVTILNEYSYVRDKVLQHVLQYSTKPDLYQYFASDITNELTGCAKLVSEKITADKLKSYYGRLIYDMYGTPGATYKVTLRLKDLESQGNDGEFLRSGRDDNPVPNSDLIYINTALQQSSSQEYMAAIIIHEFIHGLMTNLAGASMDNFTNNNNRHHNSMFNQSIIGMARLLQEIYPNLAAQPDGNGLGYDARALALSTVKELYVRKFGQTAANTALDPIASDKYGMTMQQALNTGLSYRASSSALGGKGTPCN from the coding sequence ATGCATACTTTTACAAAAAAGTATCATGTGCCTGTTGTGTTGGCGCTACTCTGGCTATTGACCCTGCTGGCCTGGCCCCGTTCGCTCCAGGCCCATTACCCACCCCATCGCCCCCAAACCTTCACCTCCCGCTTAACGGGACTCTATAGACCTCCCTTACCCCGCCAACAAACAACCCCGGCCTTCGACACCGATCCGATCCGCTTTAGCCTAAGGGCCAACAAATCCATCGTTAAACCCGGTGAAGAACTCGAGCTGACTATCACCGCTGAGTATATCAAGATCCTCGCTTCGCAACTGTTTATCCTGCCAGGGGCCAATGCCTTTCGGCTCAAACTGCTGCTGCCGGAGGGGTTCGTTCAGACCGGTGGCAGTTATGCCGACTTCGTTGGAACGGAGTTATCAGAAGCGAATCCGCTGGTCTCCTATACACTCAAAGGCTACTTTTCTCAGGCGGCCAGTCATACCAATTCCGGCCGGGCTCAGTTCCGGCTGCTACGGGGAGGGGCTAAGGCCACCGAAACGAGTCTGTTCATCGAGAAAACCGCTTTGTGGATTCAACTCGATGGCCGACAGGCGGCTCGACTAGCCAGCGACTACGCCAACCTGAGTGTGGACTGTAACAGCTCGACCCTGACGGTGAATGGTGTGCTGACAACTAACTCAAACCAGGTCGGTATCTTACTTTTCAAGGATGGCGCCATTGTCAGTTCGGCTTCGGACTTACCGGCCTCTTCCTTTTCGAAGAGCTTTCCACTGAGTGGATCGGGTACCTACTATGCCAAGGTACGTGAGGTAAATAACGATGCTAATGAAGTGAACTCGGCCAGCGTATTGGTTAGTTGTTCGGGTGGTACGACTAATCCGCCCACCAATCCCAATCCGCCAACTTCCAGTGGCAGCTTAGCCTTTCAGCTTGTTAGCTATGATTGTAACAGTGGCGTCTTGCAGTATCAATTCAGCAGTAGTAGCTCAGCTCCGGTGGATGTGGTACTACCGGGTGTTTTCGGAGGCACGATGAGTCCCAACACAGTGGCTAGTTACACCTTCCCTAGTGATGGACGAGTGGGTCGGACGACATCGGGGTATGCGACTCAATCAGGCAATCAGATCAGTATCAGCTTTACCAATGGGTGCGATATGACCACCAATCCGAATCCACCCACCAACCCTAATCCTCCAAGCAGTGGCTGTACCTACAGTGAGGGGCAGTTCCTGCTCAACTTCTACGGGGAAGCGATCTATGCCCACTACTCGAACGGTACCCTATATGCGGCTTATCAGGATGGGTCTAACTTCAAGCCTCGCCACTGGCTGGTAGCAGCGGGTTACGATGCTAACTCAAGCAATTGTTTTGCCGAAGACGACCCTCGAAACGGTACTACTAACCCCAACGGCTGCGGCAATGGCAGTGGCTTAAGTGGCTTCTACACCAATAGCACCGACCTTTCCCAAAACATGGTCAATTCCAGAACCGATGCCCAGATCAATTTCACCTGGAGTGGCTCCCCCATTCCGGGTGTTGTCAATGCCGACGGCTTTTCCGTTCGCTGGCTGGGGCAGGTTGAGGCTCCCGTAAGTGGAAATTATACCTTCAAAACCAATAATGATGATGGCACCCGGTTATGGGTAAATGGGCAGTTACTCATCGACGACTGGAATGGGCATGCGGCCAGCTGGCAACAGGGGAGTATTTACCTTACAGCAGGGCAGAAGTATGAGATCGCTCTGGATTATTTTGATTTAGGGGGCGATGCTCAGGCACAATTGTATTGGGAGTATCCTGGACAAAGTATGCAACTAGTACCCGCCTGTCGGCTTTACCCCCTCAGCGGTGTGAGTTACTCCTCTCCAACGTCCTGGCGAGAGTCAATGTGCATCATTTCGACGTTGTGTACCGATATTTACTATGGTTGCGCCAGTGGGGTGATTTACAGTGTGAGTCGTCACTGCTCGGGTCCTGTAGGCCCTGCACCCGGTAGTCCTCCACCGGGTGGTCCAGCCAGTCCGACCAATCCCAGCAGCCCACAGCCTCCCTCTTCCGAGACTTCCTCTAAGCAACAGTTTTTCAACGTCATGCAATCACGGGGTATTTCTTTTACTGATGAAGAGGTGACGATCCTCAATGAGTATTCCTATGTACGGGATAAGGTGTTACAACATGTGCTTCAATACAGTACCAAACCTGATTTATATCAGTACTTTGCCAGCGACATTACTAATGAGTTGACGGGGTGTGCTAAACTGGTTTCTGAAAAGATAACTGCTGATAAACTCAAAAGCTATTACGGTCGGCTGATTTATGATATGTATGGGACACCCGGTGCTACCTATAAGGTGACACTTCGACTAAAAGACTTAGAAAGCCAGGGGAATGATGGTGAATTCCTTCGTTCAGGAAGAGATGATAATCCAGTCCCTAATTCAGACCTCATCTACATTAATACAGCTCTGCAACAATCCTCTTCCCAGGAGTATATGGCTGCGATTATTATTCATGAATTTATTCATGGTTTAATGACCAATTTAGCAGGGGCTAGTATGGATAACTTTACGAATAACAACAACCGGCACCATAACTCTATGTTTAATCAATCTATAATCGGAATGGCTCGATTACTTCAGGAGATTTATCCTAATCTAGCTGCTCAACCTGATGGAAATGGACTGGGCTATGATGCCCGAGCACTGGCATTATCTACCGTGAAGGAGTTATATGTCCGTAAATTTGGACAAACAGCTGCAAATACAGCTTTAGATCCGATAGCGTCCGATAAATATGGCATGACCATGCAGCAAGCTTTAAATACTGGCTTAAGTTATCGCGCCAGTTCATCTGCTCTGGGCGGAAAAGGAACTCCCTGCAATTAA
- the hflX gene encoding GTPase HflX, whose protein sequence is MIETNKQTPGGPTETAVLVALVTQKQTADQTKEYLDELAFLAETSGVQTIKTFTQKLDRPDTRTFVGKGKLEEIQTFILANPVDTIIFDDDLTPAQVRNLEAEFKEIKVLDRSLLILNIFSMRAQTAQARVQVELAQYQYLYPRLTRMWTHLSRQKGGTGMRGPGEKELETDRRIVKDRIAFLKDKLAKIDRQSITRRKERDRLVRVALVGYTNVGKSTLMRTMAKADVFAENKLFATVDSTVRKVTLGNIPFLLTDTVGFIRKLPTTLIESFKSTLDEVREADILVHVVDVSHPNFEEQIEVVNTTLADIKAADKPMVLVFNKMDQFVPKDEWTGHSNESLSEDDEDHEPLAIPIAVQKKTALEYLKKTYLTQKADYVAFISAQTGENVGELREILFNLVKEKHYQIYPNWLYVPLTETAQYGDGLAG, encoded by the coding sequence ATGATCGAAACAAATAAACAGACACCCGGCGGCCCAACTGAAACCGCAGTTCTGGTCGCGCTGGTTACCCAAAAGCAAACCGCCGACCAGACTAAAGAATATCTGGACGAACTAGCGTTTCTGGCAGAGACATCGGGGGTGCAAACGATTAAAACGTTTACCCAAAAACTCGACCGGCCCGATACCCGAACCTTTGTGGGCAAAGGAAAACTGGAAGAGATTCAGACGTTTATTCTTGCCAATCCAGTCGATACCATCATTTTCGACGATGATCTTACTCCGGCGCAGGTTCGGAATCTGGAGGCAGAGTTTAAGGAAATCAAAGTCCTTGACCGTAGTTTGCTTATTCTTAATATTTTCTCGATGCGTGCCCAAACCGCGCAGGCCCGTGTGCAGGTAGAGCTGGCACAATATCAGTATCTCTACCCGCGCCTGACCCGTATGTGGACGCACCTTAGCCGTCAGAAAGGCGGTACGGGTATGCGTGGCCCAGGGGAAAAAGAGCTGGAGACCGACCGCCGAATCGTGAAAGACCGAATCGCGTTTCTGAAAGATAAACTGGCCAAAATCGACAGGCAGAGCATCACCCGCCGGAAAGAACGCGACCGGCTGGTTCGGGTTGCCCTGGTGGGTTATACGAACGTGGGCAAATCGACGCTGATGCGAACGATGGCTAAGGCCGACGTATTTGCCGAAAACAAGTTGTTTGCAACGGTCGATTCAACGGTTCGGAAAGTAACGCTGGGCAATATTCCCTTTCTGCTGACCGATACGGTAGGTTTTATCCGAAAACTGCCCACTACGCTGATCGAATCGTTCAAATCGACCCTCGATGAGGTTCGCGAGGCCGATATTCTGGTGCATGTAGTCGACGTGTCGCACCCGAATTTTGAGGAACAGATTGAGGTAGTTAACACTACACTGGCCGACATTAAAGCTGCCGACAAGCCAATGGTGCTGGTATTCAACAAAATGGATCAGTTTGTTCCAAAAGATGAATGGACCGGGCACAGTAATGAGTCATTGAGTGAAGACGACGAAGATCATGAGCCTCTAGCGATTCCGATAGCCGTTCAGAAGAAAACGGCGCTTGAGTATCTAAAGAAGACCTATCTGACTCAAAAAGCCGACTATGTTGCCTTCATTTCGGCACAAACCGGCGAGAATGTTGGGGAGTTACGCGAAATACTATTTAACCTGGTTAAAGAAAAACATTACCAGATTTACCCGAACTGGTTATACGTTCCGTTAACCGAAACAGCCCAATATGGCGACGGTTTGGCAGGTTGA
- a CDS encoding MATE family efflux transporter — translation MTKFFRLFLAALRGTETNFTSGSINRAIFLLSVPMILEMVMESLFAVVDVFFVAKIGTEAVATVGLTESVLTIVYSIAIGLSTAATALVARRIGETNKEGASRTIGQVILVSILVSIVLGVPGFLLAEDILRLMGGDKHLISNGVGFTRLIFASSPAIMLLYTLSGCLRGAGEASIAMRSLWLANGANIILCPVFIFGLGPFPELGVMGSALATTVGRTLGVVYQLYSLTRPKGNVQVRQTDIMPDIAIVRNLLSLAVGGTSQFLVGSASWIFLTRILSEFGSDVVAGYTIAIRIIVFTILPSWGMANAAATLVGQNLGAGQPERAATSAWRAAFCNMLFLVAVGIGFFIGAAEIVGFFNHNSRVVSIAVECLRVFCIGYVFMAYGMVLSQALNGAGDTRTPTFINIVCFWVIEIPLAYILATMLNWGPQGVFWSVAISESLLAVIAIWVFRRGRWKTVQV, via the coding sequence ATGACCAAATTTTTTCGGTTATTTCTGGCCGCATTGCGTGGTACAGAAACCAATTTCACGTCTGGCAGTATTAACCGGGCCATTTTTCTGCTTTCGGTTCCAATGATTCTGGAAATGGTCATGGAGTCGCTGTTTGCCGTAGTGGATGTCTTTTTTGTGGCCAAAATCGGTACCGAAGCCGTTGCCACCGTTGGCCTGACCGAATCAGTATTAACGATTGTGTATTCGATAGCGATTGGCCTCAGTACGGCCGCCACGGCACTGGTAGCCCGGCGTATTGGCGAAACCAATAAAGAGGGAGCCAGTCGCACAATTGGGCAGGTTATTCTGGTATCGATTCTGGTATCAATAGTATTGGGGGTGCCTGGCTTTCTGCTGGCAGAAGATATTCTTCGGCTAATGGGTGGCGACAAGCATCTGATCAGCAATGGAGTAGGCTTTACCCGCCTGATTTTTGCCAGTTCGCCAGCTATTATGTTGCTGTACACCCTGAGTGGTTGCCTTCGGGGAGCGGGCGAAGCGTCAATTGCCATGCGCTCGCTGTGGTTAGCCAATGGTGCCAACATCATACTGTGTCCGGTATTTATTTTTGGCCTTGGCCCATTCCCAGAACTTGGGGTTATGGGGTCGGCACTGGCTACAACAGTAGGCCGAACCTTAGGTGTCGTATACCAGCTTTACTCGCTGACCCGCCCGAAGGGTAATGTACAGGTTCGCCAGACCGATATTATGCCCGACATCGCTATCGTTCGTAACCTGCTCAGTCTGGCCGTTGGCGGTACCAGTCAGTTTCTGGTTGGTTCGGCCAGTTGGATCTTCCTGACACGCATCCTGTCGGAGTTTGGCAGCGACGTTGTTGCGGGTTATACCATTGCTATCCGGATCATCGTCTTTACCATCCTGCCTTCATGGGGAATGGCTAATGCAGCCGCTACACTCGTGGGGCAAAATCTGGGAGCCGGCCAACCCGAACGAGCTGCCACATCGGCCTGGCGGGCTGCGTTCTGCAATATGCTCTTTCTGGTAGCCGTTGGCATCGGTTTCTTCATTGGAGCCGCTGAGATCGTTGGCTTCTTCAACCACAACAGTCGCGTGGTATCGATTGCGGTAGAGTGTTTGCGCGTATTTTGTATTGGCTATGTTTTTATGGCCTATGGTATGGTACTGAGTCAGGCACTGAACGGTGCTGGCGACACCCGGACGCCAACCTTCATCAATATCGTTTGCTTCTGGGTTATCGAAATTCCGCTGGCCTACATACTGGCAACGATGCTCAACTGGGGCCCACAGGGTGTGTTCTGGTCGGTAGCCATTAGCGAATCGCTACTGGCCGTTATCGCGATCTGGGTGTTCCGAAGAGGACGCTGGAAAACCGTGCAGGTATAG
- a CDS encoding Nif3-like dinuclear metal center hexameric protein: MNKQACDLDEIAAFLQHQLLSERYPGNEQGGIYRPSPKPVARLGLVLHSWSGLPTWISDNQLDALWIHRPWAVDFSSIPADLGVLYSHLPFDENLTVGYNLLLANLLGAVGQPEPLGFKQSDTDKALPQRPIGMLVDVVTEEFDAVLQAVSQLFNGYDRAEAGRCQTRQHAISRIAVVGAMNESLIREAHSRGANLYLTGQYRKMTQKVVDETGIAVIAVGHQRSEAYGLRMLADLIHEKWPAMSVLMPIQHGSVSTVGSPVKSI; the protein is encoded by the coding sequence ATGAATAAGCAAGCATGTGACCTGGATGAAATAGCTGCCTTTCTGCAACATCAACTGTTGTCGGAGCGCTATCCAGGCAATGAACAGGGTGGAATATATCGCCCTTCGCCGAAACCCGTTGCCCGCCTTGGTTTGGTGCTCCACTCCTGGTCAGGTTTACCAACCTGGATTTCTGACAACCAGCTTGACGCCCTCTGGATTCACCGACCCTGGGCTGTCGATTTTTCGTCGATACCGGCTGATCTGGGTGTTTTGTATAGCCATTTGCCATTCGATGAAAATCTTACAGTGGGTTATAACCTGCTATTGGCGAACCTTTTGGGAGCTGTGGGGCAGCCAGAACCACTTGGGTTTAAGCAGTCGGATACGGACAAGGCATTGCCGCAACGGCCCATTGGAATGCTGGTCGATGTAGTTACCGAAGAATTCGATGCTGTTCTACAAGCGGTTAGTCAGTTGTTTAACGGATATGATCGGGCCGAAGCGGGACGTTGCCAGACGAGACAACATGCCATTAGCCGAATTGCGGTAGTAGGTGCTATGAACGAATCGTTAATTCGGGAAGCGCATAGCCGGGGTGCAAACCTTTATCTGACCGGACAATACCGGAAAATGACGCAGAAGGTGGTCGATGAAACCGGAATCGCTGTAATTGCCGTTGGGCATCAGCGAAGTGAAGCATATGGATTGCGTATGCTTGCCGATTTAATTCATGAAAAATGGCCAGCAATGTCGGTTCTAATGCCTATCCAACACGGTTCTGTTTCAACCGTGGGCAGTCCGGTAAAATCAATTTAA
- a CDS encoding DUF305 domain-containing protein, with protein MKALHTNIFGWLLAITLSGSSMLACAQATTGTTAATKDTIDPAKTKLLQPMQQMMQTLKKLQPTGDPDFDYSFQAKAHLQGEQELLKQEIANGKDSTLKKMAQTMLTGTQTDLSLVDATMRQLKPTRPNQAFVQQQSKNVQAMALKLQQGGTADKLTSDFDKNFVTILLDHRQNAIDMATTYLQYGKNDTLRNYAQKLVTQAKTEMTNAKAALPKQN; from the coding sequence ATGAAGGCCCTACATACGAATATTTTTGGCTGGTTATTAGCCATAACCCTGTCGGGAAGCTCAATGCTTGCCTGTGCGCAGGCAACTACAGGCACTACTGCGGCAACTAAGGATACTATCGATCCGGCCAAAACAAAACTGCTGCAGCCCATGCAGCAGATGATGCAGACGCTTAAGAAACTGCAACCAACCGGCGATCCTGATTTTGACTATTCATTTCAGGCCAAGGCGCATTTGCAGGGCGAACAGGAGTTGTTGAAACAGGAAATTGCGAATGGAAAAGATTCGACCCTGAAAAAAATGGCACAGACGATGTTAACCGGAACACAAACCGACCTGTCGCTGGTCGACGCAACCATGCGTCAGCTTAAGCCCACACGCCCCAACCAGGCTTTTGTACAGCAGCAGAGTAAGAATGTGCAGGCTATGGCACTTAAATTACAGCAGGGCGGAACGGCTGATAAACTGACCAGCGACTTCGATAAAAATTTCGTTACCATCCTGCTGGATCATCGCCAGAACGCTATTGATATGGCTACTACGTATTTGCAATACGGTAAAAACGATACATTGCGTAATTATGCCCAGAAACTGGTGACGCAGGCAAAAACCGAAATGACCAACGCTAAAGCTGCGTTGCCCAAGCAGAACTAA
- a CDS encoding bacteriorhodopsin produces the protein MKLSDTFLPTAGIVGLLPMVTYFLLLVTLYAFLANFLFALLARETIRPEYRRTHSLTVSISAIAGFSYFLIQGYYHDMLTELATLTDPDNRQILIRESYSAIGQYRYMDWAVTTPLLLIQTVSILGVRLSTLRRPLTVMLLADFFMILAGYIGEQQLGFDNEILTGPKLIWGAVAALAYVLIPITLYRLWKEVSGQSRPEERHAFRLMALATVTGWGVYPIGYILTTTSLDLNWIHVAFSLADIANKIGVGLLVYQTARQLEKP, from the coding sequence ATGAAGTTATCCGATACTTTTTTGCCTACGGCGGGCATTGTTGGCCTGCTGCCAATGGTCACGTATTTTCTTCTGCTCGTGACCCTATATGCGTTTCTGGCTAATTTCTTATTTGCTCTCCTCGCGCGCGAGACCATTCGACCCGAATACCGCCGGACGCATTCATTAACGGTTAGTATTTCGGCCATTGCTGGCTTTTCGTATTTTCTGATTCAGGGCTATTACCACGACATGCTGACCGAACTGGCAACGCTAACCGACCCCGATAACCGGCAGATACTGATTCGTGAGTCGTATAGCGCCATTGGGCAATACCGCTATATGGACTGGGCTGTAACGACTCCGTTGCTGTTAATTCAAACAGTTTCTATACTTGGTGTTCGGCTTTCAACCCTCAGGCGACCTTTAACGGTTATGCTGCTGGCCGATTTTTTTATGATCCTCGCAGGCTACATTGGCGAGCAACAACTTGGTTTCGATAACGAAATTCTGACAGGACCTAAATTAATCTGGGGCGCAGTGGCCGCACTCGCTTACGTTCTTATTCCTATAACCTTATACCGACTCTGGAAAGAGGTTTCCGGTCAGTCTCGTCCTGAAGAACGACACGCTTTTCGGCTGATGGCGCTGGCTACCGTAACGGGCTGGGGTGTTTATCCAATCGGTTATATTCTAACCACAACTTCGCTTGATCTGAACTGGATTCATGTGGCGTTTTCGCTGGCCGACATTGCTAACAAAATTGGCGTAGGACTACTTGTCTATCAAACGGCCCGTCAGCTTGAGAAGCCTTGA